In one Paraburkholderia azotifigens genomic region, the following are encoded:
- a CDS encoding DUF72 domain-containing protein: MTTRKRTATATRIRVGIGGWTFEPWRGVFYPKGLAQKRELEYASQQLTTIEINGTFYGSQKPATFAKWHDETPDNFVFALKAPRFATHRRVLAEARDSIDRFVASGVLELKDKLGPINWQFPPTRQFDADDFGSFLELLPAEADGRTLRHAVEVRHESFCDEAFVALARKHNVAIVVAGDSKYPQIADPTAPFVYARIMGTEEAHPLGYAKKSLDQWIERAQTWASGGTPDDLDTYGRAAPKKARDVYLFVISGYKAHNPAAAMALIERIGA; the protein is encoded by the coding sequence ATGACCACTCGAAAAAGGACGGCAACAGCAACGCGCATTCGTGTCGGCATCGGCGGCTGGACGTTCGAACCGTGGCGCGGCGTGTTCTATCCGAAAGGGCTCGCGCAGAAGCGCGAGCTGGAATACGCGAGCCAACAGCTCACGACCATCGAAATCAACGGCACCTTCTACGGCTCGCAAAAGCCGGCGACGTTCGCGAAGTGGCACGACGAAACACCCGACAACTTTGTTTTCGCGCTGAAGGCGCCGCGTTTCGCGACGCATCGTCGGGTGCTGGCCGAAGCACGCGATTCGATCGATCGTTTCGTGGCGAGCGGCGTGCTCGAACTCAAGGACAAGCTCGGTCCGATCAACTGGCAATTCCCGCCGACCAGGCAGTTCGATGCCGACGACTTCGGCAGCTTCCTCGAACTGCTGCCCGCCGAGGCCGATGGCCGGACCTTGCGCCATGCCGTCGAAGTGCGGCACGAGAGCTTCTGCGACGAGGCATTCGTCGCGTTGGCGCGCAAGCACAATGTGGCGATCGTCGTTGCGGGCGACTCGAAATATCCGCAGATCGCCGACCCGACAGCGCCGTTCGTCTACGCGCGCATCATGGGCACGGAAGAGGCGCATCCGCTCGGCTATGCAAAGAAATCACTCGATCAATGGATCGAGCGGGCGCAGACATGGGCATCGGGCGGCACGCCCGACGATCTCGATACCTATGGACGTGCTGCGCCGAAGAAGGCGCGCGACGTTTATCTGTTCGTGATCAGCGGATACAAGGCGCACAACCCTGCTGCCGCGATGGCGCTGATCGAGCGCATCGGCGCGTAA
- a CDS encoding SDR family NAD(P)-dependent oxidoreductase — translation MDLKIKDKLALVTGSTKGIGHAIAVGLAREGAHVIVNGRSQQSVDQAVTTLRAQVPDATVQGFAGDVSDPAQVARLVEQFPSVDILVNNMGIFDPKPFEEISNEEWLRFFNVNVMSGVQLSRAYLPGMKQKNWGRVVFISSESGIQIPTEMIHYGLTKTAQLALSRGLAETCAGTAVTVNSVLPGPTSSDGVEEFVEKLSGGASFESFEKQFFVEARPSSILKRFTTPEEIANMVVYVCSELSSATNGAALRADGGVVRAVF, via the coding sequence ATGGATCTCAAGATCAAGGACAAGCTCGCACTCGTGACGGGCTCGACGAAAGGCATTGGCCACGCAATCGCCGTGGGACTCGCGCGTGAGGGCGCGCACGTGATCGTCAACGGACGTTCGCAGCAATCGGTCGATCAGGCCGTGACGACGCTGCGCGCGCAAGTACCCGATGCGACTGTGCAGGGCTTCGCGGGCGACGTGTCCGACCCGGCGCAGGTCGCGCGGTTGGTCGAGCAGTTCCCGAGCGTCGACATTCTCGTCAACAACATGGGCATCTTCGATCCCAAACCGTTCGAAGAGATCTCCAATGAAGAATGGCTGCGTTTCTTCAACGTGAACGTGATGTCGGGCGTGCAGCTGTCGCGCGCGTATCTGCCCGGCATGAAGCAGAAGAACTGGGGGCGCGTGGTGTTCATCAGCAGTGAAAGCGGCATCCAGATTCCGACGGAGATGATTCACTACGGCTTGACCAAGACCGCGCAGCTCGCGCTGTCGCGCGGTCTCGCCGAAACCTGCGCGGGCACGGCCGTGACCGTCAACTCGGTGCTGCCGGGGCCGACCAGTTCGGACGGCGTCGAGGAATTCGTCGAGAAGCTGTCGGGCGGAGCGAGCTTCGAAAGCTTCGAAAAGCAGTTCTTCGTGGAGGCGCGGCCCAGTTCGATCCTCAAGCGCTTCACGACGCCCGAAGAGATCGCGAACATGGTCGTGTATGTGTGCTCGGAGCTGTCGTCGGCAACCAACGGCGCAGCGTTGCGCGCAGATGGCGGAGTCGTTCGCGCCGTGTTCTGA
- a CDS encoding porin, whose protein sequence is MKAPARLAALLATALPLACPAAFAQNSVTLYGRVDGGVQYLNHIAQPSGGSTSSWTAEGGDWGTSMLGFKGSEDLGGGMSSVFDLETALQVMNGTTGGGRLFSRRAYVGLADKRFGQIQAGRNLFIDSDGVWEFDPFVQQAFSSASLVRGRNWQQTSNNVEYHSPVFHGFDVQGQYAFGNQADGFNRGAPGEFGRSDGIMLTYHSDLFDVRGIYDELRDVNGRMENIFTSSREYFVGANVRVSSVKIQGAYTHLSAPDTPAGQSDSADYYWLGATWDATHQLAITAAAFYVHLNEGAGDASHDPGGHATMFVLGSTYHLSQRTFLYGTVAYLRNSGQSNFSLLANARDAAGNANTNPLPGESQTGAYVGVMHVF, encoded by the coding sequence ATGAAGGCTCCCGCCCGGCTCGCCGCGCTGCTCGCCACAGCGCTACCTCTCGCCTGCCCTGCCGCATTCGCGCAGAACAGCGTGACGCTCTATGGCCGCGTCGATGGCGGCGTCCAGTATCTGAACCACATTGCGCAGCCCTCGGGCGGCAGCACATCCAGTTGGACCGCGGAAGGCGGCGACTGGGGCACCAGCATGCTGGGCTTCAAGGGATCGGAAGATCTTGGCGGCGGGATGTCGTCGGTATTCGATCTGGAAACCGCCCTTCAGGTGATGAACGGCACGACGGGCGGCGGCCGTCTGTTCTCGCGCCGCGCCTATGTCGGACTGGCCGACAAGCGCTTCGGCCAGATTCAGGCGGGCCGCAATCTGTTCATCGATAGCGACGGCGTATGGGAATTCGATCCGTTCGTGCAGCAGGCGTTCTCGTCGGCCTCGCTCGTGCGCGGCCGCAACTGGCAGCAGACGAGCAACAACGTCGAGTATCACAGCCCCGTGTTCCATGGCTTCGACGTGCAGGGCCAGTATGCATTCGGCAATCAGGCGGACGGTTTCAACCGCGGTGCGCCTGGCGAGTTCGGCCGCTCGGACGGGATCATGCTCACGTATCACTCGGATCTGTTCGACGTGCGCGGCATCTATGACGAGCTACGCGACGTGAACGGCCGCATGGAGAACATCTTCACGAGTTCGCGCGAGTACTTCGTCGGCGCGAACGTGCGCGTGTCGAGCGTGAAGATCCAGGGCGCCTACACGCATCTCTCTGCTCCCGACACGCCGGCAGGCCAGTCCGATAGCGCCGACTACTACTGGCTAGGCGCGACGTGGGACGCAACGCATCAACTTGCGATCACTGCAGCGGCCTTCTATGTACATCTGAACGAAGGCGCCGGCGACGCCTCGCACGACCCCGGCGGCCACGCGACGATGTTCGTGCTCGGGTCCACCTATCACCTGAGCCAGCGCACGTTTCTATACGGCACGGTCGCGTATCTGCGCAACAGCGGCCAGTCGAATTTTTCTCTGCTGGCAAACGCGCGCGACGCAGCGGGCAACGCGAATACGAATCCGCTGCCGGGCGAATCGCAGACGGGCGCGTATGTGGGCGTGATGCACGTGTTCTGA
- a CDS encoding 2-dehydropantoate 2-reductase: MKICVYGAGAIGAYVGAQLALAGADVSFVARGPHLAAMQRNGVRLLIDDTERLVNVRCSSDPRELGPQDYVIIALKAHSVPGVIDAMQPLLGPETAIVTAVNGIPYWYFYKHGGEFANSTLESIDPGGTQWKRLGPERAIGCVVYPAAEIIEPGVIKHVYGKKFPIGEPDGTRTPRVEALSQIMTEAGLEAPIRDNIRDEIWLKLWGNLCFNPISALTHATLDVITSHVGTRAVAKTMMLEAKSVADRFGVHFRVDVERRIDGAGAVGAHKTSMLQDLEAGRPMEIDPLLTVVQEMGRLVGHETPTIDTVLALIKLREQIAQQKDDAPAAKPEQAAQSAKAA; this comes from the coding sequence ATGAAGATCTGTGTTTATGGAGCAGGCGCGATCGGCGCTTATGTCGGCGCGCAACTGGCGCTTGCGGGTGCGGATGTCAGTTTCGTCGCGCGCGGCCCGCATCTGGCCGCGATGCAGCGCAACGGCGTTCGTCTGTTGATCGACGATACGGAGCGACTCGTCAACGTACGCTGTTCGTCCGACCCGCGTGAGCTGGGTCCGCAGGACTACGTGATCATCGCGTTGAAGGCGCACTCGGTACCCGGCGTCATCGATGCGATGCAGCCGCTGCTTGGGCCGGAAACGGCTATCGTCACGGCCGTCAACGGCATTCCGTACTGGTACTTCTACAAGCATGGCGGCGAGTTCGCGAACTCGACGCTCGAAAGCATCGATCCGGGCGGCACGCAGTGGAAGAGGCTCGGGCCGGAGCGCGCGATCGGCTGCGTCGTGTATCCCGCAGCGGAAATCATCGAGCCGGGCGTCATCAAGCATGTGTACGGCAAGAAGTTTCCGATCGGCGAACCGGACGGCACGCGCACGCCTCGCGTCGAAGCGCTCTCGCAGATAATGACGGAAGCGGGACTCGAAGCGCCCATTCGCGACAACATCCGCGATGAAATCTGGCTGAAATTGTGGGGCAATCTCTGCTTCAACCCGATCAGCGCATTGACGCATGCGACGCTTGATGTCATCACGAGCCACGTCGGCACGCGTGCCGTCGCGAAGACGATGATGCTCGAAGCGAAGTCGGTCGCCGATCGCTTCGGTGTGCATTTCCGCGTGGATGTCGAGCGGCGCATCGACGGCGCGGGCGCAGTGGGCGCGCACAAGACCTCGATGCTGCAGGATCTCGAAGCGGGACGTCCGATGGAAATCGATCCGCTGCTGACCGTCGTGCAGGAGATGGGGCGCCTCGTCGGACACGAAACGCCGACCATCGACACCGTACTGGCGCTGATCAAATTGCGCGAGCAGATTGCGCAACAGAAGGACGATGCACCAGCCGCAAAACCCGAACAGGCCGCGCAAAGCGCAAAGGCCGCATAA
- a CDS encoding fumarylacetoacetate hydrolase family protein — protein MTSWIRFRQPQGHIGFGVLADGSIAEFEGDMFGEAAASGKQWKLDDVELLSPCLPTKVVALWNNFHALSQKLGKAAPSHPLFLIKPPMSVIGPGAPIRRPKGYSGKIAYEGELGIVIGKRCTNVSPEEADDYIFGYTCINDVTAVDLLNEDPNFAQWCRSKGFDTFSCIGPAIERNFDWRNANVITRLDDVERQNYPLSDMIFTPAEQVSMISHDMTLMPGDVIACGTSVGVGSIKDGSTVVVSIDGIGALPNQLAAARQLEPAA, from the coding sequence ATGACATCGTGGATACGCTTCAGGCAGCCGCAAGGTCATATCGGTTTTGGCGTGCTCGCTGACGGCAGCATCGCCGAATTCGAAGGCGACATGTTCGGCGAAGCCGCAGCGAGCGGCAAGCAATGGAAACTGGACGACGTCGAGTTGTTGAGCCCCTGCCTGCCGACCAAAGTCGTCGCGCTCTGGAACAACTTTCATGCGCTGTCGCAAAAGCTCGGCAAGGCGGCGCCGTCGCATCCGCTGTTTCTGATCAAGCCGCCGATGTCCGTCATCGGTCCGGGCGCGCCCATTCGCCGTCCCAAAGGCTATAGCGGCAAGATTGCCTACGAAGGCGAACTCGGCATCGTCATCGGCAAGCGTTGCACGAATGTTTCGCCCGAAGAAGCCGACGACTACATCTTCGGCTATACCTGCATCAACGACGTCACGGCTGTCGACCTGCTGAACGAAGATCCGAATTTCGCGCAATGGTGCCGCTCGAAAGGCTTCGATACCTTCAGTTGCATCGGCCCCGCGATCGAACGGAATTTCGACTGGCGTAACGCGAATGTCATCACGCGCCTCGACGACGTCGAGCGGCAGAACTATCCGCTCTCCGACATGATCTTCACGCCGGCGGAACAGGTCAGCATGATCTCGCACGACATGACGCTGATGCCCGGCGACGTGATCGCGTGCGGCACGTCGGTCGGCGTTGGTTCGATCAAGGACGGCTCGACGGTCGTCGTGTCGATCGACGGGATCGGCGCATTGCCGAACCAGCTCGCAGCTGCGCGGCAACTCGAACCGGCCGCCTGA
- the frc gene encoding formyl-CoA transferase: protein MGKALDGVRILDFTHVQSGPTCTQLLAWFGADVIKVERAGAGDITREQLRDVPDADSLYFTMLNHNKRSVTIDTKNPEGKLVLEALIQKCDVLVENFAPGALDRMGFTWERIQELNPKMIVASVKGFGPGPYEDCKVYENVAQCVGGAASTTGFDDGPPVVTGAQIGDSGTGLHLALGIVTALYQRTMTGRGQKVLAAMQDGVLNLCRVKLRDQQRLERTGVMKEYPQYPNGTFGEAVPRAGNASGGGQPGWILKCKGWEHDPNAYIYFITQAPVWVKICNVIGKEEWATDPEYATPNARLPRLKEIFAEVERWTMTKTKFEAMEILNKYDIPCGPILSMKEIADDESLRKTGTIVEVDHPVRGKYLTVGNPIKLSDSPTEVTRSPLLGEHTDEVMAELGYSPAQIEALRTVGAI from the coding sequence ATGGGCAAAGCACTCGACGGTGTGCGCATTCTCGATTTCACGCACGTGCAATCGGGGCCGACCTGCACGCAGCTGCTCGCATGGTTCGGCGCGGACGTGATCAAGGTGGAGCGCGCAGGCGCAGGCGACATCACGCGCGAACAGCTGCGCGATGTGCCGGACGCCGACAGCCTGTACTTCACGATGCTCAACCACAACAAGCGTTCGGTGACCATCGACACGAAGAACCCCGAAGGCAAGCTCGTGCTCGAGGCGCTGATCCAGAAGTGCGACGTGCTGGTGGAGAACTTCGCGCCGGGCGCGCTCGATCGCATGGGCTTCACGTGGGAGCGCATCCAGGAACTCAATCCGAAGATGATCGTGGCGTCCGTGAAGGGCTTCGGTCCCGGTCCGTACGAAGACTGCAAGGTCTACGAGAACGTCGCGCAGTGCGTGGGCGGCGCGGCGTCGACGACGGGCTTCGACGATGGTCCGCCCGTCGTGACGGGTGCGCAGATCGGCGACAGCGGCACGGGTCTGCATCTGGCGCTTGGCATCGTCACGGCGCTCTACCAGCGCACGATGACGGGCCGCGGCCAGAAGGTGCTCGCGGCGATGCAGGACGGCGTGCTGAACCTGTGCCGCGTGAAGCTGCGCGACCAGCAGCGTCTGGAGCGCACGGGCGTGATGAAGGAGTACCCGCAGTATCCGAACGGCACGTTTGGCGAAGCCGTGCCGCGTGCAGGCAATGCATCGGGCGGCGGACAGCCGGGCTGGATTCTCAAGTGCAAGGGCTGGGAGCACGATCCGAACGCGTACATCTACTTCATTACGCAAGCCCCTGTGTGGGTGAAGATCTGCAACGTGATCGGCAAGGAAGAGTGGGCGACGGATCCTGAGTACGCGACGCCGAATGCACGCCTGCCGCGCCTGAAGGAAATCTTCGCGGAAGTCGAGCGCTGGACGATGACGAAGACGAAGTTCGAGGCGATGGAAATCCTCAACAAGTACGACATTCCGTGCGGCCCGATTCTGTCGATGAAGGAAATCGCAGACGACGAATCGCTGCGTAAAACAGGCACGATCGTCGAAGTCGATCACCCGGTGCGCGGCAAGTATCTGACGGTGGGCAATCCGATCAAGCTGTCGGACAGCCCGACGGAAGTGACGCGTTCGCCGCTGCTCGGCGAACACACCGACGAAGTGATGGCCGAACTCGGCTATTCGCCGGCACAGATCGAAGCGCTCAGGACAGTCGGCGCAATCTGA
- a CDS encoding PAS sensor domain-containing protein → MQAAIDYEQLVNAIGDAVVISDKSGAITLWNPAAERMFGFTQEEALGKSLDLIIPERLRGRHWEGYEKTMATGQTRYGHDLLRVPSVHKDGRALSIAFTVALLYSPERELTGIVAVIRDETARFQEDRSLRKRIAELEARVGA, encoded by the coding sequence ATGCAAGCAGCCATCGACTATGAACAGCTGGTGAACGCGATCGGCGATGCCGTCGTGATCTCCGACAAGAGCGGCGCGATTACGCTGTGGAATCCCGCAGCGGAGCGCATGTTCGGTTTCACTCAAGAAGAAGCACTCGGCAAATCGCTCGATCTGATCATTCCCGAGCGCCTGCGTGGGCGTCATTGGGAAGGCTACGAAAAGACCATGGCGACGGGACAGACGCGCTACGGTCACGATCTTCTGCGCGTGCCTTCCGTACACAAGGATGGCCGTGCGCTGTCCATCGCTTTTACTGTTGCATTGCTTTATTCGCCTGAGCGCGAATTGACGGGCATCGTCGCGGTGATCCGCGATGAGACCGCGCGCTTCCAGGAAGACCGCAGTCTGCGCAAGCGCATCGCGGAACTTGAGGCGCGTGTCGGCGCCTGA
- the frc gene encoding formyl-CoA transferase → MSKPLEGVKIIDFTHVQAGPACTQLLAWFGADVIKVERPGAGDVTRNQLRDIPEADALYFTMLNSNKRSLTLDTKTQDGKEVLERLIKESDVLVENFAPGALDRMGFTWERINELNPKMIVASVKGFSDGHHYDDLKVYENVAQCAGGAASTTGFWDGPPTVSAAALGDSNTGMHLAIGILTALIGRDKTGKGQKVAVSMQDSVINLCRVKLRDQQRLDRVGYLEEYPQYPHGEFTDVVPRGGNAGGGGQPGWVLKCKGWETDPNAYIYFTVQGHAWEPICRAIGKPEWIDDPAYKTAQARQPHIFDIFNTIEQWLADKTKFEAVDILRKFDIPCSPVLSMKEIANDESLRKSGTIVEVDHKARGKYLTVGSPIKFSDMKPEITGSPLLGEHTEEVLAGLGYSFEQIANMREAKVV, encoded by the coding sequence GTGAGCAAACCACTCGAAGGCGTCAAGATCATCGACTTCACGCACGTCCAGGCAGGTCCGGCGTGCACCCAGTTGCTTGCCTGGTTCGGCGCGGATGTGATCAAGGTCGAACGTCCCGGTGCAGGCGACGTGACGCGCAACCAGCTGCGCGACATTCCCGAGGCTGACGCGCTGTACTTCACGATGCTCAACAGCAACAAGCGCTCGCTGACGCTCGACACGAAGACGCAGGACGGCAAGGAAGTGCTCGAACGCCTGATCAAGGAATCGGACGTGCTGGTCGAGAACTTCGCACCGGGCGCGCTCGACCGCATGGGCTTCACGTGGGAGCGCATCAACGAACTGAACCCGAAGATGATCGTCGCCTCCGTCAAGGGCTTCAGCGACGGCCACCACTACGACGACCTGAAGGTCTATGAAAACGTCGCGCAGTGCGCAGGCGGCGCGGCATCGACGACGGGCTTCTGGGACGGCCCGCCGACGGTCAGCGCGGCAGCGCTCGGCGACAGCAACACGGGTATGCATCTCGCGATCGGCATTCTCACGGCGCTGATCGGCCGCGACAAGACAGGCAAGGGCCAGAAGGTGGCCGTGTCGATGCAGGACAGCGTGATCAACCTGTGCCGCGTGAAGCTGCGCGACCAGCAGCGTCTGGACCGCGTCGGCTACCTCGAAGAGTATCCGCAGTATCCGCACGGCGAATTCACCGATGTCGTGCCGCGCGGCGGCAACGCTGGCGGCGGCGGTCAGCCGGGCTGGGTGCTCAAGTGCAAGGGCTGGGAAACGGACCCGAACGCGTACATCTATTTCACGGTTCAGGGCCATGCATGGGAGCCGATCTGCCGTGCAATCGGCAAGCCGGAATGGATCGACGATCCGGCATACAAGACGGCGCAGGCGCGTCAGCCGCACATCTTCGATATCTTCAACACGATCGAACAGTGGCTCGCCGACAAGACGAAGTTCGAAGCTGTGGACATTCTTCGCAAGTTCGACATTCCGTGTTCGCCCGTTCTGTCGATGAAGGAAATCGCCAATGACGAATCGCTGCGCAAGAGCGGCACGATCGTTGAAGTGGACCACAAGGCGCGCGGCAAGTACCTGACGGTCGGCAGCCCGATCAAGTTCTCGGACATGAAGCCGGAAATCACGGGTTCGCCGCTGCTCGGCGAGCACACGGAGGAAGTGCTTGCAGGTCTCGGCTACAGCTTCGAGCAGATCGCGAACATGCGGGAAGCGAAAGTGGTGTAA
- the oxc gene encoding oxalyl-CoA decarboxylase: MADVLEIRPQESAEENAQQLTDGFHLVIDALKANDIDTIFGLVGIPITDLARLAQAEGMRFIGFRHEQHAGHAAAIAGYMTQKPGICLTVSAPGFLNGLTALANATTNCFPMILISGSSEREIVDLQQGDYEEMDQLNAAKPYAKAAYRVLHAEDIGVGLARAIRAAVSGRPGGVYLDLPAKLLSQTIDAVKAKQSIIRVIDAAPRQLPAPDSVKRAIDLLKGAKRPLVLLGKGASYSQADKEIRAFIEKTGIPYLPMSMAKGLLPDTHEQSASAARSFVLAESDVVVLVGARLNWLLSHGKGKTWGKPKQFVQIDISAQEMDSNVAIAAPIVGDIGSCVASLLDQVGDDFPQPPKEWIDAVNEKKNTNLQKMAATLAKNPSPMNFHSALRVLRDIVKANPDINVVNEGANTLDYARAIIDMYQPRKRFDSGTWGVMGIGMGFAIGAAVTSGKQVLAIEGDSAFGFSGMELETICRYELPVCTIIFNNNGVYRGTDVNPTGGKDVAPTVFVKDARYDKMIEAFGGIGYNVTTPEELEKAVNEAIASGKPTLINAVIDEAAGTESGRLTNLNPQSAAMKK; the protein is encoded by the coding sequence ATGGCAGATGTACTTGAGATCAGACCGCAAGAATCCGCTGAAGAGAACGCACAACAATTGACGGACGGTTTCCACCTCGTCATCGATGCGCTGAAAGCGAACGATATCGACACGATTTTTGGTCTGGTCGGCATTCCTATCACCGACCTCGCGCGCCTCGCGCAAGCGGAAGGAATGCGCTTTATCGGTTTCCGTCACGAGCAGCACGCAGGTCATGCAGCCGCTATCGCCGGCTACATGACGCAGAAGCCCGGCATCTGCCTCACGGTGTCCGCACCGGGCTTCCTGAACGGCCTTACGGCACTGGCGAACGCCACGACGAACTGCTTCCCGATGATCCTGATCAGCGGATCGAGCGAACGCGAGATCGTCGACCTGCAGCAAGGCGACTACGAAGAAATGGATCAGCTGAACGCAGCGAAGCCGTATGCGAAGGCTGCGTATCGCGTGCTGCACGCAGAGGACATCGGCGTCGGTCTCGCGCGCGCCATTCGCGCTGCCGTGTCGGGCCGTCCTGGCGGCGTGTATCTCGACCTGCCCGCGAAACTGCTGTCGCAGACCATCGATGCAGTGAAGGCAAAGCAGTCGATCATCCGTGTGATCGACGCCGCGCCGCGCCAGCTGCCGGCGCCGGATTCCGTCAAGCGCGCAATCGATCTGCTGAAGGGCGCGAAGCGTCCGCTGGTGCTGCTCGGCAAGGGCGCATCGTATTCGCAGGCGGACAAGGAAATCCGCGCGTTCATCGAAAAGACGGGCATTCCGTATCTGCCCATGTCGATGGCCAAGGGCCTGCTGCCCGACACGCACGAGCAATCGGCCTCGGCTGCGCGTTCGTTCGTACTGGCCGAGTCGGATGTCGTCGTGCTGGTCGGCGCGCGTCTGAACTGGCTGCTGTCGCACGGCAAGGGCAAGACGTGGGGCAAGCCGAAGCAGTTCGTGCAGATCGATATCTCGGCGCAGGAAATGGACAGCAACGTCGCGATCGCGGCGCCGATCGTCGGTGACATCGGTTCGTGCGTGGCATCGCTGCTCGATCAGGTCGGCGACGACTTCCCGCAGCCGCCGAAGGAATGGATCGACGCGGTCAACGAGAAGAAGAATACGAACCTGCAAAAGATGGCCGCGACGCTCGCGAAGAATCCGTCGCCGATGAACTTCCACAGCGCGCTGCGCGTGCTGCGCGACATCGTCAAGGCGAACCCGGACATCAACGTGGTGAACGAAGGCGCGAACACGCTCGACTATGCGCGCGCCATTATCGACATGTACCAGCCGCGCAAGCGCTTCGACTCGGGTACGTGGGGCGTGATGGGCATCGGCATGGGCTTCGCGATCGGCGCAGCCGTGACGAGCGGCAAGCAGGTGCTCGCGATCGAAGGCGATAGCGCGTTCGGCTTCAGCGGCATGGAACTCGAAACGATCTGCCGTTACGAGCTGCCTGTCTGCACGATCATCTTCAACAACAACGGCGTGTATCGCGGCACCGACGTGAACCCAACGGGCGGCAAGGACGTCGCGCCGACCGTGTTCGTCAAGGACGCGCGCTACGACAAGATGATCGAGGCATTCGGCGGCATCGGCTACAACGTGACGACCCCTGAAGAGCTCGAGAAGGCCGTGAACGAAGCCATCGCTTCCGGCAAGCCGACGCTCATCAACGCAGTGATCGACGAAGCGGCGGGCACGGAAAGCGGACGCCTGACCAATCTGAACCCGCAAAGCGCGGCAATGAAAAAGTAA
- a CDS encoding GntR family transcriptional regulator, which produces MSTDTQENVRAVPLSLNLTPINATASLRDQAYARLKQAIANTDIYHSREEVRLDEKELTEALGVSRTPVREAMTLLEQEGFLRTVPRRGVYILRKTKKEIVEMICMWAALESVAARLATLRASNEDIAKLRGMFDDFHSATPTEHIEEYSEVNIAFHQALVELSGSQIILDTIKNIFMHVRAIRRMTIAQSDRASRSIEDHMRIIEALEARDTERVETLVRQHSLDLALYVEAHCDFLD; this is translated from the coding sequence ATGTCCACCGACACGCAAGAGAATGTCCGCGCGGTCCCATTGAGCCTGAATCTCACGCCGATCAACGCGACGGCTTCGCTGCGCGATCAGGCATATGCGCGGCTCAAGCAGGCGATCGCGAACACCGACATCTATCACTCGCGTGAAGAGGTTCGTCTGGATGAGAAGGAACTGACGGAAGCGCTCGGTGTGAGCCGCACGCCCGTGCGCGAAGCGATGACGCTGCTCGAACAGGAAGGCTTCCTGCGCACGGTGCCGCGGCGCGGCGTCTACATCTTGCGCAAGACGAAGAAAGAGATCGTCGAGATGATCTGCATGTGGGCCGCGCTGGAAAGCGTGGCCGCGCGGCTCGCGACTCTGCGCGCGTCGAACGAGGACATCGCGAAACTGCGCGGCATGTTCGACGACTTCCACTCGGCGACGCCGACCGAGCACATCGAGGAGTACTCCGAGGTGAACATCGCGTTTCATCAGGCGCTCGTCGAGTTGTCCGGCTCGCAGATCATCCTCGACACGATCAAGAACATCTTCATGCACGTGCGCGCGATACGCCGCATGACCATCGCGCAGAGCGACCGCGCATCGCGTTCGATCGAAGACCACATGCGCATCATCGAGGCGCTCGAAGCGCGCGACACCGAGCGCGTCGAAACGCTCGTGCGTCAGCACTCGCTCGACCTCGCGCTGTACGTCGAAGCGCATTGCGATTTTCTGGACTGA